The Puntigrus tetrazona isolate hp1 chromosome 23, ASM1883169v1, whole genome shotgun sequence genome has a segment encoding these proteins:
- the gss gene encoding glutathione synthetase: MSVKWEDVLKDVNLIKSIEEIAKDAALLHGVLMRTKETPNSPEVASYAPFTLFPTPVPTALFHQALAVQTHFNRLVDKVSQNHSFLEETLASTIKVDNFTARLFNIYKQVEHEHHPQSIVLGLNRSDYMLDHSPDGGMSLKQIEINTIAASFGGLASRTPDVHRHILKVANLPEECNNVLDNNPAAGLARGLAKAWELYGSERAVVMFLVEDIQRNIYDHRYVENELWKRNIPVVRRQFEDVCRTGFLDESKRLFVDGREVAIVYFRDGYMPQNYTSEKSWDARLMMERSLAVKCPDIRTHLAGTKKVQQELARPGVLESFFPDEPETVAQIRATFAGLYTLDMGEEGDKTVAMALANPDLYVLKPQREGGGNNIYGSEICKVLENLKNSTERTAYILMDKIQPVPVQNYLLRPGAALRLNSCLSELGVFGAYVRKGKDMVLNECVGHLLRTKSSEHADGGVAAGVAVLDNPVLV; the protein is encoded by the exons GTGGCGAGTTATGCGCCGTTCACCTTGTTTCCCACACCGGTGCCCACAGCGCTCTTTCATCAGGCTCTGGCAGTACAGACACATTTTAACCGGCTGGTGGACAAGGTCAGCCAGAATCACAGCTTCCTAGAGGAAACTCTGGCCAG CACTATTAAAGTTGACAATTTCACCGCAAGACTTTTCAACATATACAAACAAGTTGAGCACGAGCATCATCCCCAG TCAATAGTGCTGGGCTTGAATCGCTCGGACTACATGTTGGACCACAGTCCAGACGGCGGGATGTCTTTGAAGCAGATTGAAATCAACACTATTGCTGCCAGTTTCGGCGGTCTTGCTTCACGAACACCAGATGTCCATCG GCACATTCTGAAGGTGGCAAACCTGCCGGAGGAGTGTAATAATGTGCTCGACAACAACCCAGCAGCAGGTCTGGCCAGAGGTTTGGCCAAAGCCTGGGAGCTCTACGGATCGGAGAG GGCAGTGGTTATGTTTCTGGTTGAGGACATTCAGAGGAATATTTATGACCATCGATATGTTGAGAACGAGCTGTGGAAAAG AAATATTCCTGTAGTAAGAAGACAGTTTGAAGATGTTTGCCGAACTGGCTTCCTGGACGAGAGCAAGAGGCTCTTTGT AGATGGTCGTGAGGTCGCCATCGTCTACTTCCGTGACGGATACATGCCTCAAAATTACACCTCGGAGAAG AGCTGGGATGCCCGTCTGATGATGGAGCGCTCTCTGGCTGTGAAGTGTCCAGACATCAGGACCCATCTCGCTGGGACTAAGAAGGTGCAGCAGGAATTGGCCCGGCCAGGCGTCCTGGAAAGCTTCTTCCCTGACGAGCCTGAAACTGTTGCTCAGATTCGGGCCACTTTCGCTGGACTGTACACCCTGGACATG GGAGAAGAAGGTGATAAAACCGTAGCAATGGCTTTGGCCAATCCAGACCTGTATGTGCTGAAGCCCCAGAGGGAGGGAGGTG GTAACAACATTTACGGCAGTGAGATCTGTAAAGTGCTGGAGAACCTGAAGAACTCCACTGAGAGGACGGCTTACATCCTGATGGACAAGATCCAGCCCGTCCCGGTTCAGAACTACCTGCTGAGGCCCGGAGCTGCTCTGAGACTGAACTCCTGTCTGAGTGAGCTGGGCGTGTTTGGAGCGTATGTCAG GAAAGGCAAAGACATGGTGTTGAATGAGTGCGTGGGCCACCTGCTGAGGACCAAGAGCTCGGAGCATGCTGATGGAGGGGTAGCTGCAGGAGTAGCAGTACTGGACAACCCAGTGCTGGTGTGA